In the Leifsonia sp. 466MF genome, one interval contains:
- a CDS encoding DUF3107 domain-containing protein produces the protein MEIRIGIVNAPRELNFESSQSAEELAGQVQTALASGTGVLQLTDDKGRLYVVPTAGIAYVEIGTEESRRIGFVG, from the coding sequence GTGGAGATCCGCATCGGAATCGTCAACGCCCCCCGCGAGCTCAACTTCGAGTCGTCGCAGTCGGCCGAAGAGCTCGCCGGGCAGGTGCAGACCGCACTCGCCAGCGGCACCGGTGTCCTGCAGCTGACCGACGACAAGGGCCGGCTCTACGTCGTCCCGACCGCCGGTATCGCGTACGTCGAGATCGGCACCGAGGAGTCGCGCCGCATCGGCTTCGTCGGCTAG
- a CDS encoding ferritin-like fold-containing protein, with product MSTWFTRRRPSVELPRLTPRARTLPTVRVDLHEVMPDLLPYLGQSAYLQLEQFETLSRVAAEAEDLHAKGLISAAAGHALSKHQGIVAEIRRRGDDPADAMKPFADEIEGFSALIVGADWRETLLSALVTGGLLDDFFIRLAAGLPGDVGPRLAHLLGSESGQEGVLEVLRAQIAGDPLLASRLAMWGRRLVGDTLLVARSALHLSGNRIADDARIEPIFTELIAAHTRRMDALGLTA from the coding sequence GTGTCGACTTGGTTCACCCGGCGACGGCCTTCCGTCGAGCTCCCGCGCCTGACTCCGCGGGCGCGCACGCTCCCGACCGTCCGTGTGGACCTGCACGAGGTGATGCCGGATCTGCTGCCGTATCTCGGCCAGTCCGCGTACCTCCAGCTGGAGCAGTTCGAGACGCTGTCGCGCGTCGCGGCCGAGGCGGAGGACCTGCACGCGAAGGGCCTCATCTCGGCGGCCGCCGGTCATGCCCTGTCGAAGCATCAGGGGATCGTGGCCGAGATCCGGCGCCGAGGGGACGACCCGGCCGACGCCATGAAGCCGTTCGCGGATGAGATCGAGGGCTTCAGCGCGCTCATCGTCGGCGCGGACTGGCGCGAGACGCTGCTCTCCGCCCTCGTGACGGGCGGCCTGCTCGACGACTTCTTCATCCGCCTCGCCGCCGGCCTTCCTGGCGATGTCGGACCGCGCCTCGCGCACTTGCTCGGCTCGGAGTCCGGTCAGGAGGGCGTGCTGGAGGTGCTGCGCGCGCAGATCGCGGGCGATCCGCTGCTCGCGTCTCGGCTCGCGATGTGGGGCAGGAGGCTCGTCGGCGACACGCTGCTCGTCGCGCGCTCCGCGCTCCACCTCTCGGGTAACAGGATCGCCGACGATGCGCGCATCGAGCCGATCTTCACGGAGCTGATCGCGGCGCACACGCGCCGGATGGACGCGCTCGGCCTGACCGCCTAG
- a CDS encoding DEAD/DEAH box helicase has translation MTFSELNIDQDMVDQLAAKGIIEPFPIQTQTIPLALTGQDIIGQAKTGTGKTLGFGLPLIQRLGPNPEPGVKALVVVPTRELAIQVYEDLETAAAGRPTSIASIYGGKAYEGQIAQLKGGAQIVVGTPGRLLDLAGQRLLNLGSVQEMVLDEADKMLDLGFLADIEKLFAQTPATRHTMLFSATMPGPIVALARRFMTRPVHIRATDPDEGQIQANIKHLIYRAHSLDKDEVIARILQAEGRGKTVIFTRTKRAAAKLVEELNDRGFNAAAVHGDLNQEQRERAMAAFKAGKKDILIATDVAARGIDVDDVTHVINHTIPDDEKTYLHRAGRTGRAGKTGIAVTFVDWEDLHKWALINKALEFGQPEPTETYSSSPHLYTDLDIPQGVKGRLKPTPAVKATESPRGGRTDSTGPESGERSSSSRRRRTRGSGQGASQGSTAPDDSASEGGEAKAPAAGTHDGGGSQHRDGNSAPRRRRRRSRGGSATTPAS, from the coding sequence GTGACTTTCTCAGAACTCAACATCGACCAGGACATGGTGGATCAGCTCGCCGCCAAGGGCATCATCGAGCCGTTCCCCATCCAGACGCAGACCATCCCTCTCGCGCTCACCGGCCAGGACATCATCGGCCAGGCGAAGACGGGAACCGGCAAGACCCTCGGCTTCGGCCTCCCCCTGATCCAGCGCCTCGGCCCGAACCCCGAGCCCGGCGTGAAGGCACTCGTCGTCGTGCCCACCCGCGAGCTGGCCATCCAGGTCTACGAAGACCTCGAGACGGCCGCCGCCGGACGCCCGACCTCCATCGCCAGCATCTACGGCGGCAAGGCCTACGAAGGCCAGATCGCCCAGCTGAAGGGCGGCGCGCAGATCGTCGTCGGCACTCCTGGGCGCCTCCTCGACCTCGCCGGTCAGCGCCTGCTGAACCTCGGCAGCGTCCAGGAGATGGTGCTCGACGAGGCCGACAAGATGCTCGACCTCGGCTTCCTCGCCGACATCGAGAAGCTGTTCGCGCAGACGCCGGCCACGCGCCACACCATGCTCTTCTCGGCGACCATGCCGGGCCCGATCGTCGCGCTGGCGCGCCGGTTCATGACCCGACCGGTCCACATCCGCGCGACCGACCCCGACGAGGGCCAGATCCAGGCGAACATCAAGCACCTGATCTACCGCGCGCACTCGCTCGACAAGGACGAGGTCATCGCCCGCATCCTCCAGGCCGAGGGCCGCGGCAAGACCGTGATCTTCACGCGCACCAAGCGCGCCGCCGCCAAGCTGGTCGAGGAGCTGAACGACCGCGGCTTCAACGCCGCCGCCGTGCACGGCGACCTCAACCAGGAGCAGCGCGAGCGCGCCATGGCCGCGTTCAAGGCGGGTAAGAAGGACATCCTCATCGCCACCGACGTCGCGGCTCGCGGCATCGACGTGGACGACGTCACGCACGTCATCAACCACACCATCCCGGACGACGAGAAGACCTACCTGCACCGCGCCGGCCGCACCGGCCGCGCGGGCAAGACCGGCATCGCCGTGACGTTCGTCGACTGGGAGGACCTGCACAAGTGGGCCCTCATCAACAAGGCGCTCGAGTTCGGTCAGCCGGAGCCGACGGAGACCTACTCGTCGTCGCCGCACCTCTACACCGACCTCGACATCCCGCAGGGCGTCAAGGGCCGGCTCAAGCCCACCCCGGCCGTCAAGGCGACCGAGTCGCCGCGCGGCGGCCGCACCGACTCCACCGGCCCGGAGAGCGGGGAGCGTTCGAGCAGCAGCCGCCGTCGCCGCACGCGCGGCTCCGGTCAGGGCGCGTCGCAGGGCTCGACGGCTCCCGACGACTCCGCGTCGGAGGGCGGCGAGGCCAAGGCCCCGGCCGCCGGCACCCACGACGGCGGCGGATCGCAACACCGCGACGGCAACAGCGCTCCGCGTCGTCGCCGTCGTCGCTCGCGCGGCGGCTCCGCCACCACCCCCGCCAGCTGA
- a CDS encoding PHP domain-containing protein, whose amino-acid sequence MADARRFRGPVDLHTHSSVSDGTETPAELIRAAADAGLGTVALTDHDSTAGWADAAAEAARVGITVIPGMELSTRIEFASVHMLGYLFDPTNEALVAETRRIRDGRMRRAEDMVRRISEDYDITWDDVLAQATEGATVGRPHIADALVARGLASDRSAAFAGILHWRSGYFQPHYAPEPLTGVRLIRGAGGLPVLAHPATGGRGRVIPEDRLRRLVDAGLFGLELDHRENTADGVERLRELAARYGLRITGSSDYHGAGKPNRLGENTTDPAVVDAMIEEATGAAPFYAP is encoded by the coding sequence ATGGCTGATGCGCGGCGGTTCCGAGGTCCCGTCGACCTGCACACGCACTCCAGCGTGTCCGACGGGACGGAGACCCCGGCCGAGCTCATCCGCGCCGCCGCCGACGCGGGGCTGGGCACCGTCGCGCTCACCGATCACGACTCCACGGCCGGGTGGGCGGACGCCGCAGCCGAGGCCGCACGCGTCGGCATCACCGTCATCCCGGGGATGGAGCTGTCGACCCGCATCGAGTTCGCCAGCGTCCACATGCTCGGCTACCTCTTCGATCCGACGAACGAAGCCCTCGTAGCCGAGACCCGCCGCATCCGCGACGGCCGGATGCGGCGAGCCGAGGACATGGTGCGGCGCATCTCCGAGGATTACGACATCACGTGGGACGACGTCCTCGCGCAGGCGACGGAGGGCGCGACCGTCGGGCGCCCGCACATCGCCGACGCGCTCGTCGCGCGCGGGCTCGCCTCGGACCGCAGCGCCGCGTTCGCCGGGATCCTGCACTGGCGGAGCGGCTACTTCCAGCCGCACTACGCCCCGGAGCCGCTGACCGGCGTCCGCCTCATCCGCGGGGCGGGCGGTCTGCCCGTGCTGGCGCATCCCGCGACCGGCGGCCGGGGCCGCGTGATCCCGGAGGACCGGCTGCGGCGCCTGGTCGACGCCGGGCTCTTCGGACTGGAGCTCGACCACCGCGAGAACACGGCGGACGGGGTCGAACGGCTGCGGGAGCTCGCGGCGCGCTACGGCCTCCGCATCACCGGATCGAGCGACTACCACGGCGCGGGCAAGCCCAACCGGCTGGGGGAGAACACCACCGATCCGGCCGTGGTCGACGCGATGATCGAAGAAGCGACAGGCGCGGCGCCCTTCTACGCTCCGTGA
- a CDS encoding aminopeptidase P family protein, with protein sequence MDAMSSQPTTPATADADIATDTVDDPTAAAVATTTETDAAAESDEAPRATQNRSTTPGSDAFREYIGSGWAERPEVVPEPRRQAQYAAARRARVSDLFPGKRLIIPAGRLAQRSNDTDYPFRAHSAFAYLTGWGSDSEPGSVLVLEPTASGHEATLYFRERAGRDSDEFYANPEIGEFWIGPRPSLAQVAGDLALATRGIAEVRSVLDAVDGDTVVLREADRGITDDADATRLLLGDGSDGDGEGTDVDPEDHDEDDRLARELSELRLVKDEYEIAELRAAVAATARGFDDVIADLPRINAHPRGERLVEGVFYGRARADGNAVGYDTIAASGPHACILHWTRNDGPVVPGDLILLDAGVELDSYYTADITRTFPIDGTFTETQRLIYEAVREAADAAFAIVRPGIRFREIHATAMAVIARRTAEWGLLPVSAEEALEVENQQHRRYMVHGTSHHLGLDVHDCAQARRELYLDGVLQPGMVFTIEPGLYFQPDDLTVPESFRGIGVRIEDNILVTEDGAENLSADIPRTADDVEAWVRRLSQR encoded by the coding sequence ATGGACGCCATGTCCTCCCAGCCGACCACGCCAGCCACCGCAGACGCCGACATCGCGACCGACACCGTCGACGACCCGACCGCCGCAGCGGTCGCCACGACGACCGAGACGGATGCCGCCGCCGAGTCCGATGAGGCTCCGCGCGCGACGCAGAACCGCTCGACGACCCCGGGTTCCGACGCTTTCCGCGAGTACATCGGCTCGGGATGGGCCGAGCGTCCGGAGGTCGTGCCCGAGCCGCGCCGCCAGGCGCAGTATGCGGCGGCCCGTCGCGCGCGCGTGTCCGACCTGTTCCCCGGGAAGCGCCTCATCATCCCGGCCGGGCGCCTCGCGCAGCGCTCCAACGACACCGACTACCCGTTCCGCGCGCACTCGGCGTTCGCGTACCTGACCGGCTGGGGTTCGGACTCCGAGCCGGGCAGCGTCCTGGTGCTGGAGCCGACGGCGTCCGGACACGAGGCGACCCTGTACTTCCGTGAGCGGGCGGGACGCGACTCCGACGAGTTCTACGCGAACCCCGAGATCGGCGAGTTCTGGATCGGTCCCCGTCCGTCGCTCGCACAGGTCGCCGGTGACCTCGCGCTGGCCACCCGCGGCATCGCCGAGGTGCGCTCGGTGCTCGACGCGGTGGACGGCGACACGGTGGTGTTGCGCGAGGCCGACCGCGGCATCACGGACGACGCGGATGCGACGCGCCTGCTGCTGGGAGACGGTTCAGACGGCGACGGCGAGGGCACCGATGTCGACCCCGAGGACCACGACGAGGACGACCGGCTGGCCCGCGAACTCTCCGAGCTGCGCCTCGTCAAGGACGAGTACGAGATCGCCGAACTCCGCGCTGCGGTCGCGGCGACCGCCCGCGGCTTCGACGACGTGATCGCCGACCTGCCGCGCATCAATGCGCACCCGCGCGGCGAGCGACTCGTCGAGGGCGTCTTCTACGGCCGCGCCCGCGCCGACGGCAACGCGGTCGGCTACGACACGATCGCGGCGAGCGGGCCGCACGCGTGCATCCTGCACTGGACGCGCAACGACGGCCCCGTGGTGCCGGGCGACCTCATCCTGCTGGACGCGGGCGTCGAGCTGGACAGCTACTACACCGCCGACATCACCCGCACCTTCCCCATCGACGGCACCTTCACCGAGACGCAGCGCCTGATCTACGAGGCGGTGCGGGAGGCGGCGGACGCGGCGTTCGCGATCGTGCGACCCGGCATCCGGTTCCGCGAGATCCATGCGACCGCCATGGCGGTCATCGCTCGGCGCACCGCCGAATGGGGGCTGCTCCCGGTCAGCGCCGAAGAGGCCCTGGAGGTCGAGAACCAGCAGCATCGCCGCTACATGGTGCACGGGACGAGCCACCACCTCGGTCTCGACGTGCACGACTGCGCGCAGGCGCGCCGGGAGCTCTACCTCGACGGCGTGCTCCAGCCCGGAATGGTGTTCACGATCGAGCCCGGGCTCTACTTCCAGCCGGACGACCTGACCGTCCCCGAGAGCTTCCGCGGCATCGGCGTACGCATCGAGGACAACATCCTGGTCACCGAGGACGGCGCCGAGAACCTCTCCGCCGACATCCCGCGCACCGCGGACGATGTGGAGGCGTGGGTGCGGCGGCTCTCGCAGCGCTGA
- a CDS encoding general stress protein — protein sequence MSTPGLNNGRNRILFPTLPRGEVVATFESYPEAQEAVDVLARADFPVDKVSIVGSDLKSVERVTGKLTWGRVALAGAASGAWLGIFFGLLLIIFSPSVSLAFVLAALLLGAGFGMLWGIVSYAINRRRRDFTSVQQVIATSYSVLVDSDLGNRARNLLASGGAEEPAAAPGWTPPAQPQHPSDPPPAPPASAPPVAPQPGDERPPAPSA from the coding sequence ATGAGCACACCTGGGCTGAACAACGGGCGCAACCGAATCCTCTTCCCGACCCTGCCGCGAGGCGAAGTGGTCGCCACCTTCGAGAGCTATCCCGAGGCGCAGGAGGCGGTCGACGTGCTGGCCCGCGCCGACTTCCCCGTCGACAAGGTCTCGATCGTCGGCAGCGACCTGAAGAGCGTCGAGCGCGTCACCGGCAAGCTCACCTGGGGCCGCGTCGCACTGGCGGGTGCGGCGTCCGGTGCGTGGCTCGGCATCTTCTTCGGCCTGCTGCTCATCATCTTCTCGCCGTCGGTCAGCCTCGCGTTCGTGCTCGCCGCGCTGCTCCTCGGTGCGGGATTCGGGATGCTGTGGGGCATCGTCTCCTACGCGATCAACCGGCGCAGGCGCGACTTCACGTCCGTCCAGCAGGTGATCGCGACCAGTTACTCGGTGCTCGTCGACTCCGACCTCGGCAACCGGGCACGCAACCTGCTCGCGAGCGGGGGAGCGGAGGAGCCGGCCGCGGCCCCGGGATGGACGCCGCCCGCGCAGCCGCAGCACCCGTCCGACCCGCCGCCCGCGCCTCCCGCGTCGGCACCGCCGGTCGCTCCCCAGCCGGGCGACGAGCGTCCGCCCGCACCCTCGGCCTGA
- a CDS encoding magnesium transporter MgtE N-terminal domain-containing protein → MSSPRVFVARLAGTTVFDPVGDRVGKVRDVLVVYRKNDPPRVVGLIVEIPGKRRVFLSIGRVTSIGSGQIITNGIINMRRFEQRGGEVRVIAELLGRRVVFTDGGGEATIEDVAIEETETGDWAVSQLFVRKPKAGGSPFAKGATTFVTWNEVREKQKLGEAQSAEQLIATYSELKPADLANTLLDLPQQRMLEVAEELPDDRLADVLEEMPESEQVQILAQLNDDRAADVLDQMEPDDAADLIAQLSDERGEHLLELMEPEEADDVRMLLSYNPDTAGGLMTTEPIIVSADATVAEGLALIRRHELAPALGAAVCVTLPPYEPPTGRFLGVVHFQRMLRYPPHVRLGTLLDPSLEPVTADTSAAEVSRILASYNLVSVPVVDDKHRLVGVVTIDDILDYLLPDDWRSQDEDEPVKRTAPSDQTGSIRIVNGRRGGSGRR, encoded by the coding sequence GTGAGTTCGCCCAGAGTCTTCGTCGCCCGCCTGGCCGGGACGACCGTGTTCGATCCCGTCGGAGACCGGGTCGGCAAGGTCAGAGACGTCCTGGTCGTGTACCGCAAGAACGACCCTCCCCGCGTCGTCGGGTTGATCGTCGAGATCCCCGGGAAGCGCCGCGTGTTCCTGTCCATCGGGCGGGTCACCAGCATCGGCAGCGGGCAGATCATCACCAACGGCATCATCAACATGCGCCGCTTCGAGCAGCGCGGCGGCGAGGTGCGCGTGATCGCCGAGCTCCTCGGCCGTCGCGTGGTGTTCACCGACGGCGGCGGCGAGGCCACCATCGAGGACGTCGCGATCGAGGAGACCGAGACCGGCGACTGGGCGGTCAGCCAGCTGTTCGTCCGCAAGCCCAAGGCGGGCGGCTCCCCCTTCGCCAAGGGCGCGACGACGTTCGTGACCTGGAACGAGGTGCGCGAGAAGCAGAAGCTCGGCGAGGCGCAGTCGGCCGAGCAGCTCATCGCCACCTACTCGGAGCTGAAGCCCGCCGACCTCGCGAACACCCTCCTCGACCTCCCTCAGCAGCGGATGCTGGAGGTCGCGGAGGAGTTGCCGGACGACCGTCTCGCCGACGTTCTGGAGGAGATGCCGGAGAGCGAGCAGGTGCAGATCCTCGCCCAACTGAACGACGACCGGGCCGCCGACGTGCTCGACCAGATGGAGCCGGACGACGCAGCCGACCTCATCGCCCAGCTCTCCGACGAGCGCGGCGAGCACCTGCTGGAGCTCATGGAACCGGAGGAGGCGGACGACGTCCGCATGCTCCTCAGCTACAACCCGGACACCGCGGGCGGTCTGATGACGACCGAGCCGATCATCGTCTCGGCCGACGCGACGGTCGCGGAGGGCCTCGCCCTGATCCGCCGTCACGAGCTCGCGCCCGCGCTCGGCGCCGCGGTGTGCGTGACCCTGCCGCCCTACGAGCCGCCGACCGGCCGGTTCCTGGGCGTCGTGCACTTCCAGCGGATGCTGCGCTATCCCCCGCACGTGCGCCTCGGCACCCTGCTCGACCCGAGCCTGGAGCCGGTCACGGCAGACACCTCCGCGGCCGAGGTGTCGCGCATCCTCGCCTCGTACAACCTCGTCTCGGTCCCCGTGGTCGACGACAAGCATCGTCTCGTCGGGGTGGTGACCATCGACGACATCCTCGACTATCTGCTCCCCGACGACTGGCGAAGTCAAGACGAGGACGAGCCCGTGAAACGCACGGCGCCGTCCGACCAGACCGGAAGCATCCGCATCGTGAACGGAAGGAGGGGCGGAAGTGGCAGGAGGTAG
- a CDS encoding DUF1003 domain-containing protein produces MAGGRQDAGLDAPKGLRTPVLRRSPLESRDRFGRFTEWIARAMGTPWFILGLTVFVLAWMAWNTLAPNAWRFDSAALGFIALTLVLSLQASYAAPLILLAQNRQDDRDRVQIEQDRQRAERNLADTEYLAREVVALRLAVKDMATKDFIRAELRSLLEDLERGDAGEGEQARA; encoded by the coding sequence GTGGCAGGAGGTAGGCAGGACGCGGGGCTCGACGCCCCGAAGGGACTCCGGACGCCGGTGCTGCGGCGCAGCCCGCTGGAGTCGCGCGACCGGTTCGGCCGGTTCACCGAGTGGATCGCGCGGGCGATGGGCACGCCCTGGTTCATCCTGGGGCTGACCGTCTTCGTCCTCGCGTGGATGGCGTGGAACACGCTCGCCCCGAACGCCTGGCGCTTCGACTCCGCGGCTCTGGGCTTCATCGCGCTGACGCTCGTGCTCTCGCTGCAGGCGTCGTATGCCGCTCCCTTGATCCTGCTCGCGCAGAACCGTCAGGACGACCGCGACCGCGTGCAGATCGAGCAGGACCGGCAGCGTGCAGAGCGCAACCTCGCCGACACCGAGTACCTGGCGCGCGAGGTCGTCGCCCTGCGGCTCGCGGTGAAGGACATGGCGACGAAGGACTTCATCCGCGCCGAGCTCCGCTCGCTGCTCGAAGACCTCGAGAGGGGCGACGCGGGCGAGGGCGAGCAGGCCCGTGCCTGA
- a CDS encoding Mrp/NBP35 family ATP-binding protein — protein sequence MPEPDSAGVDLAVAVRSALGAVLDPEIRKPITELDMVGGVEVDAQGRAEVGIKLTIVGCPAADAIERDVRAATAAVPGVTEVAVDVSVMTPAERRALTDRLRAGRPARGQQFGPESLTRVYAVTSGKGGVGKSTVTANLAVALAERGLRVGIVDADVHGFSIPGILGLTDENGVAPRPTRVDDMILPPVAYGVKVVSIGMFVDSASAAVAWRGPMLHRTIQQFLSDVYFGDLDVLLLDLPPGTGDVAISVGQLLPGAEVLVVTTPQPAAADVAERSGVVARQTGQRVIGVIENMAGLVQPDGSVLDLFGSGGGAEVARRLSAGQEEEVPLLASVPLSIPLRAGGDIGAPIVVTDPADPAAAAIRAVADRLATRSRGLAGRKLGLSVR from the coding sequence GTGCCTGAGCCGGACAGCGCGGGAGTCGATCTCGCCGTCGCCGTCCGGAGCGCGCTCGGGGCGGTGCTCGACCCCGAGATCCGCAAGCCGATCACCGAGCTCGACATGGTGGGCGGCGTGGAGGTGGATGCGCAGGGCCGTGCCGAGGTCGGCATCAAGCTGACCATCGTCGGGTGCCCGGCGGCCGACGCGATCGAACGGGACGTGCGCGCGGCGACGGCCGCGGTCCCCGGTGTGACCGAGGTCGCCGTCGACGTCTCCGTGATGACCCCCGCCGAGCGGCGTGCTCTGACCGACCGCCTGCGGGCGGGCCGGCCGGCGCGCGGTCAGCAGTTCGGCCCGGAGTCGCTGACCCGCGTCTACGCCGTCACGAGCGGCAAGGGCGGAGTCGGCAAGTCGACGGTCACGGCCAACCTCGCAGTCGCACTGGCGGAGCGCGGGCTACGGGTCGGGATCGTGGATGCGGACGTGCACGGCTTCTCCATCCCCGGCATCCTGGGCCTGACCGACGAGAACGGCGTCGCGCCGCGGCCGACGCGCGTGGATGACATGATCCTTCCGCCGGTCGCCTACGGCGTGAAGGTCGTCTCGATCGGGATGTTCGTCGATTCGGCCTCCGCGGCCGTCGCGTGGCGCGGGCCGATGCTGCACCGCACCATCCAGCAGTTCCTGTCGGACGTGTACTTCGGCGACCTCGACGTGCTGCTGCTCGACCTCCCGCCGGGCACCGGGGATGTCGCGATCTCGGTCGGCCAGCTGCTGCCCGGCGCGGAGGTGCTCGTGGTGACGACACCGCAGCCCGCCGCGGCTGACGTGGCCGAGCGCAGCGGCGTCGTCGCGCGTCAGACCGGCCAGCGGGTCATCGGCGTCATCGAGAACATGGCGGGGCTCGTGCAGCCGGACGGCAGCGTGCTCGACCTGTTCGGCTCCGGCGGCGGCGCCGAGGTCGCGCGACGGCTGTCGGCCGGCCAGGAGGAGGAGGTGCCGCTGCTCGCCAGCGTGCCCCTCAGCATCCCGCTGCGGGCCGGCGGCGACATCGGAGCGCCCATCGTGGTGACCGACCCTGCGGACCCCGCCGCCGCCGCGATCCGCGCCGTCGCCGACCGCCTGGCGACCCGCTCCCGCGGCCTCGCCGGCCGCAAGCTCGGTCTCTCCGTCCGCTGA
- a CDS encoding pyridoxal phosphate-dependent decarboxylase family protein, which yields MSSFDAAAILGRLAALREADAPTHGGRVLSYVYDSGMPEIDELAAEAMRLVQPVNGLDPTTFTSVAVMEREVVGFARELLHGGDDVVGSVTSGGTESCLLAVKTARDLWRAAGGTGTPRLLAPVTVHAAFQKAAALFDLTLDLVPVDARTGRLDASRLIERIGPDVALVVVSAPSYPYATLDPIEEVAAACDDAGVACHVDACIGGWILPFWRAADGSALPAWDFRVPGVTSVSADLHKYGYAPKGASVLLQRGRDRQRRQYFATTGWPGYPVVNSTLLGSKSAGSLAASWAIIQALGARGFGGLAESCRRATRGLQDIVGDIEGLRVLGDPTGPLLAVTTDDAVPPERRVDPHHWADRVRRRGWVLQLQPGLVQPDGTRLPHTTHLTITPVTEARIDELEAALRGAADEARGVPPVDGDAVLAALPGDLLAGLAAGDLELDSATAAHILGSIGLAGGATPGLPDDQAPLLALVSALPRPVTERLLTELLARAVEPPDA from the coding sequence ATGTCGTCGTTTGACGCAGCGGCCATCCTCGGGCGCCTCGCCGCCCTGCGCGAGGCGGACGCCCCGACGCACGGCGGCCGGGTGCTGAGCTACGTGTACGACTCGGGGATGCCCGAGATCGACGAGCTCGCGGCCGAGGCCATGCGGCTGGTGCAGCCGGTGAACGGCCTGGACCCGACGACATTCACGTCCGTCGCGGTGATGGAGCGCGAAGTCGTCGGGTTCGCCCGCGAGCTGCTGCACGGCGGGGACGACGTGGTCGGCTCGGTGACCTCAGGAGGCACGGAGTCGTGCCTGCTCGCCGTGAAGACCGCGCGCGACCTCTGGCGCGCCGCGGGCGGCACGGGGACGCCCCGCCTGCTCGCGCCCGTGACCGTGCATGCGGCGTTCCAGAAGGCGGCGGCACTGTTCGACCTGACGCTGGACCTCGTGCCTGTGGATGCGCGGACCGGGCGGCTCGACGCATCCCGTCTGATCGAGCGCATCGGTCCGGACGTCGCGCTGGTCGTCGTCTCGGCGCCCTCGTACCCGTACGCGACACTCGACCCGATCGAGGAGGTGGCCGCCGCGTGCGACGACGCCGGGGTGGCCTGCCATGTGGATGCCTGCATCGGCGGGTGGATCCTGCCGTTCTGGCGGGCGGCGGACGGATCGGCGCTGCCGGCGTGGGACTTCCGGGTGCCCGGCGTGACGAGCGTCTCGGCCGACCTCCACAAGTACGGCTACGCGCCGAAGGGAGCCAGCGTCCTTCTGCAGCGCGGGCGCGACCGTCAGCGGCGCCAGTACTTCGCGACGACCGGCTGGCCGGGGTATCCGGTCGTCAACTCCACCCTGCTCGGGTCGAAGTCGGCCGGGTCGCTCGCGGCATCCTGGGCGATCATCCAGGCGCTCGGAGCCCGCGGTTTCGGCGGCCTCGCCGAGTCGTGCCGTCGTGCCACCCGCGGGCTGCAGGACATCGTCGGCGACATCGAGGGGCTGCGCGTGCTCGGCGACCCGACCGGTCCGCTGCTCGCCGTCACGACCGACGACGCGGTGCCGCCGGAGCGCCGCGTCGACCCGCACCACTGGGCCGACCGGGTGCGGCGCCGCGGCTGGGTGTTGCAGCTGCAGCCGGGGCTGGTGCAGCCGGACGGCACGCGCCTCCCGCACACCACCCACCTCACGATCACGCCGGTGACGGAGGCGCGGATCGACGAATTGGAGGCGGCCCTGCGCGGTGCCGCCGACGAGGCGCGCGGCGTGCCCCCTGTCGACGGGGATGCGGTGCTCGCCGCCCTGCCGGGGGACCTGTTGGCGGGGCTCGCGGCGGGCGACCTGGAGCTCGACTCGGCGACGGCTGCCCACATCCTGGGCTCGATCGGCCTCGCGGGAGGCGCGACCCCCGGCCTCCCCGACGATCAAGCACCGCTGCTCGCGCTCGTCTCGGCGTTGCCGCGCCCCGTCACCGAACGCCTCCTCACCGAGCTGCTCGCCCGGGCCGTAGAGCCTCCCGACGCCTGA